In a genomic window of Halorientalis sp. IM1011:
- a CDS encoding DUF2804 domain-containing protein: MQHEITEQGPLLDDSGRLVERGWARTPIRRYDRDDIAPGWWRIKEWDYYAVLGPSFGVAITVADLGYLGLLSASWLDFETHQEVGDSEIVPLPRGNFDLPAHPESGAVRLERRGVEVEFVPTSDGRTVSLDYPSFDDGRGLHVDLTLERDPEVDAVVIVSDWEANRRRFYYNMKDPALPARGSITLGDRAEDGDEPELFGVHDWGRGAWPYTSTWYWGAGGTRLDGVRVGWNFGYGFSDREQATENAIVYDGTVHKLTDVEFHFDDYTESWQITSPNDRVDMHFEPLFDRDDVTNLGLLKTVQHQVFGHYSGSLVLDDGTTLEIDEVVGFAEEVQNRW, translated from the coding sequence ATGCAACACGAGATCACCGAGCAGGGCCCGCTCTTGGACGACTCGGGACGGCTCGTCGAGCGAGGGTGGGCACGAACACCCATTCGCCGGTACGACCGGGACGATATCGCTCCCGGGTGGTGGCGCATCAAGGAGTGGGATTACTACGCCGTTCTCGGGCCGTCGTTCGGAGTCGCGATCACAGTCGCGGATCTGGGCTATCTCGGTCTGCTCTCCGCCTCGTGGCTCGATTTCGAGACTCATCAGGAAGTGGGTGACTCGGAGATCGTGCCGCTCCCGCGCGGGAACTTCGACTTACCTGCGCACCCGGAATCTGGGGCCGTCCGCCTCGAGCGCCGAGGCGTCGAAGTCGAGTTCGTCCCCACCTCGGACGGTCGGACGGTGAGTCTCGATTACCCCTCCTTCGACGACGGACGCGGTCTGCACGTCGACCTGACGCTGGAGCGGGACCCGGAGGTCGATGCGGTCGTCATCGTCTCCGATTGGGAAGCGAACCGGCGTCGATTCTACTACAATATGAAAGACCCGGCGCTACCCGCTCGCGGTTCGATTACACTCGGGGACCGGGCTGAGGACGGAGACGAACCCGAACTGTTCGGTGTCCACGACTGGGGACGTGGTGCCTGGCCCTACACCAGCACGTGGTACTGGGGGGCCGGTGGGACCCGCCTCGACGGTGTCAGGGTGGGGTGGAACTTCGGGTACGGCTTCAGTGACCGCGAGCAGGCAACCGAGAACGCCATCGTCTACGACGGGACCGTCCACAAGCTGACTGACGTTGAATTTCACTTCGACGACTACACGGAATCCTGGCAGATCACGAGTCCCAACGACCGCGTCGACATGCACTTCGAGCCACTGTTCGACCGCGACGACGTAACCAACCTGGGGCTCCTCAAGACCGTCCAGCACCAGGTCTTTGGCCACTACTCGGGTTCGCTCGTCCTCGACGACGGAACCACGCTCGAGATTGACGAAGTCGTCGGATTCGCCGAAGAAGTACAGAACCGGTGGTGA